A region from the Nonlabens sp. YIK11 genome encodes:
- a CDS encoding asparaginase — protein sequence MKPKILLIYTGGTIGMIKDPATKALKAFNFKELLLHIPELRQLECEITTLSYDHPIDSSNMNLSHWQEMGATINTHYDDFDGFVILHGSDTMAYTGSALSFMFEHLTKPIILTGSQLPIGDLRTDAKENLITTIELASQWEQGRPIIQEVCIYFEYQLYRANRTVKVSADRFEAFASPNYPPLAVSGVHLKVDRGLLWQQGYDEFAFAKAKTSKTSITQQRMNYRPDFVKDVVVLKIFPAITQSVVEAICNIPGLRGIVLETYGSGNAPSEPWFVALMKKALDQGIYIVNVTQCRGGAVDMGKYETSIQLKEIGMVSGKDITTESALAKMMYLLNYTSTLEDFKHYFEKSLRGELTV from the coding sequence ATGAAGCCTAAGATCCTGCTCATCTATACGGGTGGAACCATAGGAATGATCAAGGATCCAGCTACCAAAGCGCTTAAAGCCTTCAACTTTAAGGAACTGTTACTTCACATTCCAGAGCTTAGACAATTGGAATGCGAGATTACTACCTTGTCTTACGACCACCCAATCGATTCATCAAACATGAACTTGTCGCACTGGCAAGAAATGGGAGCAACCATCAATACACATTACGACGATTTTGATGGGTTTGTCATCCTGCACGGCAGCGATACCATGGCATACACAGGTAGCGCCCTAAGCTTTATGTTTGAACATTTGACTAAGCCTATCATCCTCACAGGCTCACAATTGCCTATTGGCGATCTGCGCACAGATGCCAAAGAAAATCTCATCACCACCATAGAACTCGCTTCGCAATGGGAACAAGGCAGGCCTATCATACAGGAAGTTTGTATCTATTTTGAATACCAGCTGTATCGAGCAAATCGCACGGTTAAAGTAAGCGCAGACCGTTTTGAGGCCTTCGCATCGCCTAACTATCCGCCACTGGCAGTGAGCGGTGTGCATTTGAAGGTGGATCGCGGTTTATTGTGGCAGCAGGGCTATGATGAGTTCGCTTTCGCGAAAGCGAAAACATCCAAAACATCAATCACGCAACAGCGCATGAACTACCGTCCAGACTTTGTCAAGGATGTAGTGGTTCTCAAAATATTTCCAGCGATTACCCAAAGTGTGGTCGAGGCTATATGCAATATTCCTGGGTTGAGAGGTATCGTATTGGAAACTTACGGTAGCGGAAACGCGCCCAGTGAACCTTGGTTTGTAGCTCTCATGAAAAAAGCGCTGGATCAAGGAATTTACATCGTAAACGTCACCCAATGTCGTGGAGGCGCCGTTGATATGGGAAAATACGAAACCAGCATCCAGCTTAAAGAAATAGGAATGGTGTCTGGAAAGGACATCACTACAGAATCTGCCCTGGCAAAAATGATGTACTTGCTCAACTATACTAGCACTCTGGAAGATTTCAAACATTATTTTGAAAAATCCTTGCGAGGTGAATTAACTGTATAA
- a CDS encoding porin family protein gives MKSLLFTFSFLFISLAWAQPADLPSDENAIPEVVDSLYREDQFYLGLSFNLVVNDPSSFSQNGFSGGLHFGFIRDMPINERRNVALGVGLGLSSNTYNSNLVIGETVNERTVFRTIENIQDNSDANRFSTNLVEVPIQFRWRTSTPTTFNFWRIYPGFKVGYMYFFRSTFKDGDFLIRQTDVPELNRLRYHATLAIGNGSFNAFVNYSLNDMFDKNAVTVDGDDVGLQIIKFGIEFYFL, from the coding sequence ATGAAGTCACTACTGTTTACATTCTCGTTTCTTTTCATCAGCCTAGCGTGGGCGCAGCCAGCAGATCTTCCTAGCGATGAGAATGCGATTCCAGAAGTTGTAGATAGTTTGTATCGAGAAGATCAATTCTATTTAGGACTATCGTTCAATCTGGTGGTGAATGACCCGTCTAGCTTTTCCCAAAATGGTTTTTCTGGTGGGTTGCACTTCGGTTTTATTAGAGATATGCCTATCAATGAACGACGTAATGTGGCTCTTGGAGTTGGTTTAGGTTTATCTTCCAATACCTACAACTCTAACTTGGTCATCGGTGAAACCGTCAACGAGCGAACCGTATTCAGGACAATTGAAAACATTCAGGACAACTCTGATGCCAATAGGTTTAGTACAAATTTGGTAGAAGTCCCAATACAATTTAGGTGGCGTACATCCACTCCTACGACATTTAATTTTTGGCGTATCTACCCTGGATTTAAAGTAGGTTACATGTACTTTTTTAGATCTACTTTTAAAGACGGTGATTTTTTAATCCGTCAGACTGATGTCCCAGAACTCAATAGATTGAGATACCATGCAACTCTGGCTATAGGTAATGGTAGTTTCAATGCCTTTGTCAATTATAGTCTCAATGATATGTTTGATAAAAATGCAGTCACCGTTGATGGAGACGATGTAGGACTGCAGATCATCAAATTTGGTATCGAGTTTTATTTCCTTTAA
- a CDS encoding MotA/TolQ/ExbB proton channel family protein has product MKRSLSILFMAVVMILGMSTTATATTTTTNTAVTALVAAQDEPETVETVSFHQELKKRFIEGGPLFMSIVLVCLILGLAIAIERIIYLNLSTTNSKKLAADVEEALKSGGIEAAKDVCRNTKGPVASIYYQGLDRADESVEAAEKAVVAYGGVQMGQLEKNVSWVSLFIALAPMLGFMGTVIGMIKSFDSIAEAGTMEPALVATGIKVALLTTVFGLIVAIILQIFYNYIVAKIDSIVNDMEDASITLIDILVDYKNGKL; this is encoded by the coding sequence ATGAAACGATCACTTTCAATTTTGTTCATGGCAGTTGTAATGATACTAGGAATGTCAACTACTGCAACGGCAACTACAACGACTACTAACACAGCGGTTACTGCACTTGTAGCAGCCCAAGATGAACCAGAAACTGTGGAAACAGTTAGTTTTCATCAAGAACTTAAAAAACGATTTATAGAAGGTGGACCTCTATTTATGTCTATCGTACTAGTTTGTTTGATCTTAGGACTTGCTATAGCTATAGAAAGAATTATCTACTTAAACCTTTCTACTACAAACTCTAAGAAATTAGCTGCAGATGTAGAAGAGGCTCTTAAAAGTGGTGGTATTGAAGCTGCCAAAGATGTTTGTCGTAACACAAAAGGTCCTGTTGCATCTATCTATTACCAAGGTCTTGATAGAGCTGACGAAAGCGTAGAGGCTGCTGAGAAGGCAGTTGTAGCTTACGGTGGTGTTCAAATGGGACAACTAGAGAAGAATGTATCATGGGTTTCCCTATTTATTGCTCTTGCTCCTATGCTTGGGTTCATGGGTACGGTAATAGGTATGATCAAGTCCTTTGATAGTATTGCAGAGGCTGGAACTATGGAGCCTGCTCTTGTTGCAACTGGTATTAAGGTAGCACTTTTGACAACTGTATTTGGTTTGATCGTTGCGATTATCCTGCAGATTTTCTATAACTATATCGTTGCTAAAATCGATAGTATCGTGAACGATATGGAAGATGCTTCTATTACTCTTATCGATATTCTTGTAGATTACAAGAACGGTAAGCTGTAA
- the asnS gene encoding asparagine--tRNA ligase yields MKRIDALLKSDPSLHEITVKGWVRSFRNDRFIALNDGSCLANLQCVIEPEDFDRELLDQINIAAAVAVTGTLVESAGSGQKVELQTTAVKILAPADPEDVKKTVLSPKRHNLETLREQAHLRVRTNTFGAVMRVRAALSFAVHRYFQEKGFYQAHTPILTGSDAEGAGEMFRVTTLDPKNTPLTEDGKVDYKQDFFGKESNLTVSGQLEAETYAIGLGQVYTFGPTFRAENSNTSRHLAEFWMIEPEVAFNDLQDNMDLAEDFIKDVIEYAMKNCAEDIEFLENRLAQEEKSKPEADRSPMPLREKLEFVLKNNFKRVSYTEAIEILKSSKPNKKKKFQYLIEEWGADLQSEHERFLVEKHFKCPVILFDYPAKIKAFYMRLNEKDKDGRETVRAMDILFPGIGEIVGGSQREERYDVLKKKMETMGIPEEELWWYLEMRKFGSVTHSGFGLGFERLVLFVTGMTNIRDVIPYPRTPGNAAF; encoded by the coding sequence ATGAAGAGAATAGACGCGCTACTTAAATCAGATCCATCATTGCACGAGATAACCGTTAAAGGTTGGGTGCGCAGTTTTAGAAACGACCGTTTCATCGCCTTAAATGATGGCTCCTGTCTGGCAAATCTACAATGTGTGATCGAGCCAGAAGATTTTGATCGCGAACTGTTGGATCAAATCAATATTGCCGCAGCTGTAGCTGTGACAGGAACGCTGGTGGAAAGTGCCGGTAGCGGCCAGAAAGTAGAGTTGCAGACCACAGCGGTCAAAATTTTAGCACCTGCAGATCCAGAGGATGTCAAGAAAACCGTGCTGTCGCCTAAGCGTCACAATCTGGAGACCTTAAGAGAGCAAGCTCACTTGAGAGTGCGTACCAACACCTTTGGTGCCGTGATGCGCGTGCGTGCAGCGTTGTCTTTTGCAGTGCACAGATACTTTCAGGAAAAGGGTTTTTATCAAGCCCACACGCCTATCCTAACCGGTAGTGATGCCGAAGGTGCTGGCGAAATGTTTAGAGTAACGACGCTCGATCCCAAAAACACGCCACTGACTGAAGATGGCAAGGTGGATTACAAACAAGATTTTTTTGGCAAGGAATCCAACCTGACCGTTTCTGGACAGCTGGAAGCCGAAACCTATGCGATAGGATTGGGACAGGTATATACCTTTGGACCAACCTTTAGAGCAGAAAACTCCAATACTTCACGCCACCTGGCAGAATTCTGGATGATTGAGCCAGAGGTCGCCTTCAATGACTTGCAGGACAACATGGATCTTGCCGAGGATTTTATCAAGGACGTGATCGAATACGCCATGAAAAATTGCGCTGAGGATATTGAGTTCCTGGAAAACCGTCTGGCGCAAGAAGAAAAGTCAAAACCAGAAGCAGATCGCAGCCCGATGCCACTGCGTGAAAAACTAGAATTTGTACTTAAAAACAACTTCAAGAGAGTTTCTTATACTGAGGCCATCGAGATCTTAAAAAGCTCAAAGCCCAACAAGAAAAAGAAGTTCCAATACCTCATTGAAGAATGGGGCGCAGACCTACAGTCTGAGCATGAGCGTTTTCTTGTAGAAAAGCATTTTAAGTGTCCGGTGATTTTATTTGACTATCCTGCAAAAATAAAGGCATTCTACATGCGTTTGAACGAGAAGGATAAAGATGGACGCGAGACCGTAAGAGCTATGGATATCCTGTTCCCAGGAATAGGAGAAATCGTAGGTGGTTCCCAGCGTGAGGAACGTTATGATGTTTTAAAAAAGAAGATGGAAACTATGGGCATTCCAGAAGAGGAATTGTGGTGGTATCTGGAGATGCGCAAATTTGGTAGTGTGACACACAGTGGTTTTGGACTTGGTTTTGAACGATTGGTGTTGTTCGTGACTGGAATGACAAATATCAGGGACGTGATTCCTTATCCACGTACGCCTGGTAATGCTGCGTTTTAA
- the rpoN gene encoding RNA polymerase factor sigma-54, producing the protein MLKQSLNFKLSQKLSPQQIQLMKLIQLPTQAFEQRVKSELEENPALDNGKEKSDDEYDEFSNENEYDDAPEPDINVDDYLSDDEIPEYRTRANNYSSDDEETSIPYASGKSFTQSLKDQLNTRRLSEEDQGIAEFLVGSIDNSGYIRRSLEDITDDLAFTMNIYTTVEKVEKVLKIVHQLDPAGVGARDLQECLVIQLSRKRNNPATELALKIVRDSFDAFSKKHYKKLIAKYHITEDDLRDVIEEISHLNPKPGSSYAGGSTRIVEQVVPDFTIRIKDGELELTLNGRNTPELHVSRDYSNMLKGYKEAKEKTKSQKDAVMFIKQKLDGAKWFIEAIKQRQETLFMTMSSIMNYQKEYFMTGDERNLRPMILKDIADEIQMDVSTVSRVANSKYVDTPYGTKLIKEFFSESMTNTDGEEVSTREIKKILETVIGDESKRKPLTDQRLAEILKEKGYPIARRTVAKYREQLDIPVARLRKEI; encoded by the coding sequence ATGCTTAAACAGTCCTTAAATTTTAAGCTTTCGCAAAAGCTATCGCCGCAGCAGATCCAACTCATGAAGTTGATCCAGCTGCCCACGCAGGCTTTTGAACAACGTGTCAAATCTGAGCTGGAAGAGAATCCTGCTTTGGACAATGGCAAGGAAAAAAGCGACGATGAGTATGATGAATTTTCCAACGAGAATGAATACGACGATGCTCCAGAGCCGGACATCAATGTGGATGATTATTTGAGTGATGATGAGATTCCAGAGTACCGAACGAGAGCTAACAACTACAGCTCTGATGATGAGGAGACCAGCATACCTTACGCTTCAGGAAAGTCTTTTACACAATCTTTAAAAGATCAGCTTAATACCAGAAGGTTGAGTGAAGAAGATCAAGGCATTGCAGAGTTTCTCGTGGGAAGCATTGACAATAGCGGATATATAAGACGCAGCCTCGAGGATATTACAGATGATCTTGCCTTTACCATGAATATTTACACTACGGTAGAAAAGGTGGAGAAAGTGCTCAAGATTGTTCACCAGTTAGATCCTGCCGGTGTTGGTGCTAGAGATTTACAGGAGTGTCTGGTGATTCAGCTTTCGCGAAAGCGTAACAACCCAGCTACCGAACTTGCTCTTAAAATCGTTCGAGATTCCTTTGATGCTTTTAGCAAGAAACACTATAAAAAACTGATCGCAAAATATCATATCACAGAAGATGATTTGCGCGACGTGATTGAAGAAATAAGTCATTTGAACCCTAAGCCTGGTAGTTCCTACGCTGGTGGTTCCACTCGTATTGTAGAACAAGTCGTACCAGATTTTACCATAAGAATTAAAGATGGCGAGCTGGAACTGACCCTTAATGGTCGCAACACTCCAGAATTGCATGTGAGCCGCGATTATTCCAACATGTTGAAAGGCTATAAAGAAGCAAAGGAAAAGACCAAGTCGCAAAAAGATGCGGTCATGTTTATCAAGCAGAAACTTGATGGCGCAAAATGGTTTATAGAGGCTATTAAGCAACGTCAAGAAACCTTGTTTATGACCATGTCCTCCATCATGAATTATCAAAAGGAGTATTTCATGACCGGTGACGAGCGCAATTTGCGACCCATGATTCTCAAGGATATTGCAGACGAGATTCAAATGGACGTTTCTACCGTCTCTAGGGTTGCTAACAGCAAATATGTTGATACACCTTACGGGACAAAATTGATCAAGGAATTCTTCTCTGAGTCCATGACCAATACAGATGGAGAGGAAGTCTCCACCCGTGAGATCAAAAAAATACTGGAAACGGTCATTGGTGATGAGAGCAAAAGAAAACCTCTAACTGATCAACGTCTTGCCGAAATACTCAAGGAAAAGGGATATCCCATTGCCCGTAGAACCGTTGCCAAGTATCGAGAGCAGCTCGATATTCCCGTAGCGCGTTTACGCAAAGAAATTTAA
- a CDS encoding efflux RND transporter permease subunit: MHKLLSFGFWNYVARLILRNRILILVVLGIATIALSTQWKNLRFTHTEANLLPDDHPVNVEYNQFLAQFGEEGNLIILGVENSQLDSFDKFNAWNQLADSIATFPEVDLVLSTANLLELVKSEDGSSFEIQPFVDRKITSNKELDTIKKKLYSELPFYKNLIYSEKDSVIRTAIYLKKEIVNTQARKDFVLDHLQPLIDAQNLHIKVSGMPYIRTLNAKNIVDEIGIFLLAALLITSGIFFFFFRSWRATFISIITVVIGVMWAFGILGLLQYEITVLTALIPPLIIVIGIPNCIFLINKYQQEIKKHGNQAKSLQRVITKVGNATLMTNITTASGFATFIFTESTLLKEFGIVASICIISIFLISLMVIPIIYSYLPLPKERHLEHLRKRWIGAFVDWMENMVRNHRIAIYISSVAVLIASFIGMYQIRISGSLIEDMPKGAQFYKDIKFFEESFDGIMPVEILVDTRSKEGVTKSKNLKKLERLEEHIIETPELSRPLSVVSLVKYSKQAFYGGDPEFYDLPTSNERMFMAPLMQSSGTDIGLMSSYVDSTGQIARVTTFMKDMGTDRMERVEENLIAQVNTIFPAESYDTLITGKALVFQKGTNYLINNLIISLSLAIILIAVFMAFMFRSYKMILVSLIPNLLPLLITAGLMGFIGVPIKPSTILVFSIAFGISVDDTIHFLAKYRQELIANDWKIKKSVYGALRETGVSMFYTSIVLFFGFSTFTISSFGGTVALGALVSATLLFAMLANLLLLPSMLLSFERQFSNKETIKKPAFPIIAKDGDEEE; the protein is encoded by the coding sequence ATGCATAAGTTATTAAGTTTTGGTTTTTGGAACTATGTCGCAAGACTGATCCTGCGCAATAGAATCCTTATTCTAGTGGTTCTAGGAATTGCCACCATTGCATTATCCACGCAATGGAAAAACCTGCGATTCACACATACTGAAGCCAATCTACTACCAGACGATCATCCTGTTAATGTTGAGTACAATCAATTTTTAGCACAATTTGGTGAAGAAGGTAATCTCATCATCTTGGGTGTGGAAAATTCCCAACTGGACAGCTTTGATAAGTTCAATGCGTGGAACCAGTTAGCCGATAGTATCGCTACATTTCCTGAAGTAGATCTCGTACTTTCCACCGCAAATCTTCTAGAGCTCGTTAAATCTGAAGATGGATCCTCCTTTGAGATCCAACCCTTTGTCGATCGCAAGATCACTTCTAATAAGGAGCTGGACACCATCAAGAAAAAGCTTTACAGTGAGCTACCCTTTTATAAAAACCTGATTTATTCTGAAAAGGATAGTGTCATAAGAACAGCGATCTACCTTAAAAAGGAAATCGTCAACACGCAGGCACGCAAGGATTTTGTCCTGGACCACTTACAACCGCTAATAGACGCACAAAATCTGCATATTAAAGTTTCTGGGATGCCTTACATCAGGACGCTTAATGCAAAAAACATCGTTGATGAGATTGGCATTTTCCTTTTGGCGGCATTGCTTATTACATCGGGTATTTTCTTCTTTTTCTTTAGATCCTGGCGAGCGACATTTATATCCATCATTACCGTAGTCATAGGTGTCATGTGGGCATTCGGGATACTTGGATTGCTGCAATACGAGATCACTGTCCTGACGGCTTTGATACCACCGTTGATCATCGTGATTGGAATTCCCAACTGCATTTTCCTGATCAACAAATACCAGCAAGAGATCAAAAAACACGGGAACCAAGCAAAATCTCTGCAACGCGTAATTACTAAAGTAGGTAATGCCACCTTAATGACCAATATTACTACGGCCAGCGGTTTTGCTACGTTCATCTTTACAGAAAGTACATTGCTTAAGGAATTTGGTATTGTGGCCTCAATATGTATTATTTCCATATTCCTCATTAGCTTGATGGTGATTCCCATCATCTACAGTTATTTACCATTACCTAAGGAACGCCACTTAGAACATCTAAGAAAAAGATGGATAGGCGCCTTTGTAGACTGGATGGAAAACATGGTGCGCAACCATAGAATTGCCATTTACATTTCCAGTGTGGCCGTATTGATTGCCAGTTTTATAGGAATGTATCAGATTAGAATATCTGGTAGCTTGATTGAAGACATGCCTAAAGGCGCACAATTTTATAAGGACATCAAATTCTTTGAAGAAAGTTTTGACGGCATCATGCCAGTGGAAATATTAGTGGACACTAGATCCAAAGAAGGTGTTACCAAATCCAAAAACCTTAAGAAACTTGAACGTCTCGAGGAACATATCATAGAAACGCCAGAACTTTCCAGACCGCTGTCCGTAGTAAGTCTCGTTAAATACTCCAAACAGGCATTCTATGGTGGTGATCCAGAATTCTATGATTTACCTACCAGCAATGAACGTATGTTTATGGCGCCATTGATGCAAAGCAGCGGCACGGACATCGGTCTTATGTCCAGTTATGTGGACAGTACAGGCCAGATTGCCAGAGTGACCACGTTTATGAAAGACATGGGCACCGACCGTATGGAACGTGTGGAAGAAAACCTGATTGCACAGGTCAACACCATTTTCCCAGCAGAAAGCTACGATACGCTAATCACTGGTAAGGCGCTGGTTTTTCAAAAAGGAACGAATTATCTAATCAACAATCTAATCATTTCGCTTTCGCTCGCGATTATTCTGATCGCCGTTTTTATGGCATTCATGTTCCGTTCGTATAAGATGATTTTGGTATCGCTCATTCCCAATCTATTGCCGTTATTGATAACCGCAGGTTTGATGGGTTTTATAGGTGTTCCCATTAAGCCATCAACGATTCTGGTTTTCTCGATCGCGTTCGGGATTTCGGTGGATGACACCATTCACTTTCTGGCCAAATACCGTCAGGAACTCATTGCCAATGACTGGAAAATCAAGAAATCGGTTTACGGTGCCTTGCGGGAAACTGGCGTGAGTATGTTTTACACGTCCATCGTCCTGTTCTTTGGGTTTAGCACGTTTACCATATCCAGTTTTGGAGGAACGGTCGCTTTGGGCGCTTTGGTCAGTGCCACGCTCCTATTTGCGATGCTGGCAAACCTTCTGCTTCTGCCCAGTATGCTGCTTTCCTTTGAGCGCCAGTTCAGTAATAAGGAAACCATCAAAAAGCCGGCATTTCCAATCATTGCCAAGGATGGTGATGAAGAAGAGTAG
- a CDS encoding ExbD/TolR family protein, producing MAKRSAPEVNAGSMADIAFLLLIFFLVTTTIEVDSGIQSKLPPPVPDEVTPPKIKMKNIFQVLVNQDNRLLVENEDMEIKDLTAAAVKFLDNGGGEGPAGCAYCEGERDPESSDNPDKAVISLVNDRQATYNTYVTVYNELVRAYTILRNRESNKRYNESYEDMYLRYKEWPETEKETPEYEKLEEQVNLIRDLFPLKLSEAEPQES from the coding sequence ATGGCTAAAAGATCTGCACCCGAAGTTAATGCTGGATCTATGGCAGATATCGCATTTCTTCTATTGATATTCTTCCTGGTTACAACAACCATTGAAGTTGATAGTGGTATTCAAAGTAAACTGCCGCCACCTGTACCGGATGAGGTTACTCCACCAAAAATCAAAATGAAGAATATCTTCCAGGTTCTAGTTAACCAAGACAACCGTCTTTTGGTTGAAAATGAGGACATGGAGATCAAAGATTTAACTGCTGCTGCAGTAAAATTTTTGGATAACGGTGGTGGTGAAGGACCTGCTGGATGTGCTTATTGTGAAGGTGAGCGTGATCCTGAAAGTTCGGACAATCCAGATAAGGCTGTAATTTCTTTAGTAAATGACCGTCAAGCAACGTACAACACTTATGTGACTGTATATAACGAATTGGTGCGTGCTTATACAATCCTACGTAATAGAGAGTCTAACAAGAGATACAACGAATCTTATGAGGATATGTATCTGCGCTACAAGGAATGGCCTGAAACCGAAAAGGAAACTCCAGAATACGAAAAGTTAGAAGAGCAAGTCAACTTGATCCGTGATCTTTTTCCATTGAAGTTGTCTGAAGCTGAACCACAAGAATCATAA
- a CDS encoding ExbD/TolR family protein — protein sequence MSKFKKQKSGDLPAISTASLPDIVFMLLFFFMVATVMREDELKIENKLPNANQVEKLESKNKLIYIYIGKPSAQYQKTYGVTDVIQLGDKISTVEEVQTYVNTKRNDMPEDIQDEMMVSLKVDSGSKVGVLTDVKQELREAMALKINYTAKNGDPMRNVKK from the coding sequence ATGTCAAAGTTTAAAAAACAAAAAAGTGGTGACTTACCTGCGATCTCTACAGCATCGCTTCCAGATATCGTTTTCATGCTTTTGTTCTTTTTCATGGTAGCAACCGTGATGAGAGAAGATGAGTTGAAGATTGAGAATAAGTTGCCTAATGCTAATCAGGTTGAAAAACTCGAGAGCAAGAATAAACTGATATACATCTACATAGGAAAGCCTAGTGCACAATACCAAAAAACCTATGGTGTTACTGACGTAATTCAATTAGGAGACAAGATTTCTACAGTTGAAGAGGTTCAAACGTATGTAAATACAAAGCGTAACGATATGCCTGAAGATATTCAGGATGAAATGATGGTTTCTCTTAAGGTAGATAGTGGCTCTAAAGTTGGAGTACTTACCGATGTGAAACAGGAATTGCGTGAGGCTATGGCGTTAAAAATTAACTACACCGCAAAGAATGGTGATCCTATGCGTAACGTTAAGAAATAA
- a CDS encoding App1 family protein codes for MKLKLKVYRGFVNEKRLYTSGHVFKKTDPSSFNLEHSWLRYAYYMWRTFSIKTLSGISVTLEFNGITQTVETDENGFYFFNLEHQLDIDAGWHEVSVTVNMGSKKMVSKGSLLKAAPGYGIISDIDDTFLVSHSGNIFKKIYILLTRNINKRNFFKGVVQHYRELAHIDKPDLQPALFFYVSSSEWNLYNFIEKFTILHQFPKAVFFLKSIKSGVFDLLASGGGNHDHKLHRIKDILEFYPDRSFVLLGDDTQQDPYIYNEVFKEHPKRILAVYIRQVSKLKKAKVSSLLDEITAAGTPVCYFENSAEARQHSKTYLNS; via the coding sequence ATGAAATTAAAACTTAAAGTATACAGAGGCTTTGTCAATGAGAAACGTCTTTATACCAGTGGGCACGTTTTTAAGAAAACCGATCCGTCCAGTTTTAATCTTGAACACAGCTGGTTAAGATATGCCTACTATATGTGGCGTACTTTTAGTATAAAAACCTTATCAGGCATTTCTGTCACTCTTGAGTTTAACGGCATCACGCAAACCGTAGAAACCGACGAAAACGGATTTTACTTCTTCAATCTGGAGCATCAACTTGATATTGACGCTGGATGGCATGAAGTCAGCGTTACGGTGAATATGGGTTCTAAAAAAATGGTTTCCAAAGGTTCCTTATTGAAAGCCGCTCCAGGTTATGGGATCATTTCAGATATTGATGATACCTTTTTAGTGTCCCATTCTGGAAATATCTTCAAGAAGATCTACATCCTATTGACCAGAAATATCAACAAGCGTAATTTCTTCAAAGGTGTGGTCCAGCATTACAGGGAGCTTGCACACATTGATAAGCCAGACTTGCAACCAGCACTGTTCTTTTATGTTTCCAGTAGTGAATGGAACCTGTATAATTTTATTGAAAAATTCACCATTCTCCATCAGTTTCCTAAAGCTGTTTTTTTTCTAAAGTCCATAAAAAGTGGTGTGTTTGACCTACTGGCCTCTGGCGGTGGCAATCACGATCATAAATTACATCGCATAAAAGATATTCTGGAATTCTATCCAGATCGGTCGTTTGTATTGCTGGGCGACGACACTCAGCAGGATCCTTATATATACAACGAGGTTTTTAAAGAACATCCTAAAAGGATCTTAGCTGTTTATATCAGACAGGTGAGCAAATTAAAAAAGGCAAAAGTTTCCTCTTTACTTGATGAGATCACGGCTGCCGGCACGCCTGTGTGTTATTTTGAGAATAGTGCAGAGGCCAGGCAACACTCCAAGACCTATTTGAATTCATAA
- a CDS encoding diacylglycerol/lipid kinase family protein codes for MNTLSSQDKLLLVVNPIAGGTDKAPYIDTVTKLIEHRWALEVFYTTGENDASNIKDVIDNYQPDRIMVMGGDGTIKLVAEIVTNKIPIAILPAGSSNGLATDLDIPMEESAAIQIALGSNAKVIDTLYINDGLGLHISDIGLNAELIREYDSGTIRGHLGYALQVIPTLWKSETPCKFKIVTKDETKEVMAVMVAFANSKKFGTGVTVNPNSSMEDGYFEVLIFKNLDPIDVVKTMMGSIPLDSEFVEIIKTQEAIVTTEKPVSFQIDGEYCSEQTKVKVSILPGNLCVMVP; via the coding sequence ATGAACACGCTTTCTTCTCAAGATAAATTATTATTGGTTGTTAACCCTATCGCCGGCGGGACAGATAAAGCACCTTATATAGATACGGTAACGAAACTGATAGAGCATCGGTGGGCTCTTGAGGTTTTTTACACGACTGGAGAGAACGATGCTTCCAATATAAAAGATGTCATCGATAATTATCAGCCAGATCGTATCATGGTTATGGGTGGAGATGGCACCATCAAACTAGTCGCTGAAATTGTCACCAATAAAATCCCCATTGCCATCTTACCTGCTGGATCTTCTAACGGTCTCGCCACAGATCTTGATATACCCATGGAAGAAAGTGCCGCGATCCAGATTGCGTTAGGTTCTAATGCTAAGGTCATCGACACGCTATACATCAACGATGGATTAGGTCTGCATATAAGCGACATAGGACTCAATGCAGAATTGATTAGAGAATATGACAGCGGTACCATTAGAGGTCATCTGGGATATGCGTTACAAGTCATTCCTACTTTATGGAAGAGTGAGACGCCTTGTAAATTCAAAATCGTGACTAAGGATGAAACCAAGGAAGTGATGGCCGTCATGGTTGCCTTTGCAAATAGCAAGAAATTTGGTACCGGTGTTACAGTCAATCCTAACAGCAGTATGGAAGACGGCTATTTTGAAGTACTTATCTTCAAAAATCTAGACCCTATAGATGTAGTCAAAACTATGATGGGCAGCATACCACTGGATTCAGAATTTGTAGAAATAATTAAGACCCAAGAAGCCATTGTTACTACAGAAAAACCAGTGAGTTTTCAAATTGACGGAGAATACTGCAGCGAGCAGACCAAAGTTAAAGTTTCTATTCTACCCGGCAATCTTTGCGTGATGGTGCCCTAA